The proteins below come from a single Pedobacter aquae genomic window:
- a CDS encoding RloB family protein → MKMKDKKAEQKAAKQKHLEQLKAQRRKEPSLERPIAELTEKPSILIVCEGENTEPSYFNQFRITSAKVKSVGEGYNTVSLVNRALALSQQGNYDQVWCVFDKDDFNDNDFNSAIQIAEANNFGVAYSNQSFEYWLILHFNDHQGGGMHRDSYNDKINEHLKPFKVIYDGNGTKLIEEDFFELLDGIDDKTSRKRAELAIDRAERNYNHFDNTNPAREESSTTVFRLVRELLKYVQ, encoded by the coding sequence ATGAAAATGAAGGACAAAAAAGCTGAACAAAAAGCAGCTAAGCAAAAGCACCTAGAACAATTAAAGGCTCAACGAAGAAAAGAACCGAGCCTAGAAAGACCTATTGCTGAATTAACAGAAAAACCTTCTATTCTTATTGTTTGTGAAGGTGAAAATACCGAACCCTCATATTTCAATCAATTCAGAATTACTTCAGCAAAAGTCAAATCAGTTGGTGAAGGTTATAATACCGTTTCGTTAGTGAATAGAGCTCTTGCTTTATCCCAACAAGGAAACTATGACCAAGTTTGGTGTGTTTTTGACAAAGACGATTTTAACGACAATGATTTCAACTCTGCAATTCAAATAGCAGAAGCCAATAACTTTGGAGTCGCTTATTCAAATCAATCGTTCGAATATTGGCTGATATTACACTTTAATGACCATCAAGGTGGTGGAATGCACAGAGATAGCTATAACGATAAAATAAACGAACACCTCAAACCATTCAAAGTAATTTATGATGGCAATGGGACTAAATTAATTGAAGAAGATTTTTTTGAATTACTTGACGGCATAGACGACAAAACGAGCAGAAAAAGAGCTGAACTTGCAATCGATAGAGCAGAGAGAAATTACAATCATTTTGACAATACAAATCCAGCTAGAGAAGAATCATCAACGACTGTGTTCAGACTAGTTAGAGAACTTCTGAAATATGTGCAATGA